The Pasteurella multocida genome contains a region encoding:
- the lysS gene encoding lysine--tRNA ligase codes for MSEQTQELDLNGEMLVRREKLAALRAKGNPFPNTFRRDALAQDLHANYDALEGEALKAQEVEVKVAGRIMTRRAMGKATFITLQDMSGRIQLYIARDNLPEGVYADDVGQWDLGDIIGVKGTLFKTKTNELTVRCTEVQLLTKALRPLPDKFHGLSDQETRYRQRYLDLIANEDSRRTFIIRSKVIAGIREYFLSKGFMEVETPMLQIIPGGASARPFVTHHNALDVDMYLRIAPELYLKRLVVGGFERVFELNRNFRNEGVSVRHNPEFTMLEYYQAYADYHDLMDNTEELLRKLAMDILGTTIVPYGELEFDFGKPFERITMHDAILKYGAEKGIVKEDLYDFDRAVAVAKKLGIEVQKSWGLGSLVNVIFEEVAEHHLIQPTFLMAHPAEISPLARRNDENPEVTDRFELFIGGREIGNGFSELNDAEDQNERFDAQVAAKEAGDDEAMFKDEDFVTALEHGLPPTAGEGLGIDRLAMLFANAASIRDVILFPAMKQK; via the coding sequence ATGTCAGAACAAACTCAAGAACTTGATCTTAATGGCGAGATGTTAGTCCGCCGTGAAAAATTAGCCGCGTTGCGCGCTAAAGGTAACCCATTTCCAAATACATTTCGTCGTGATGCGCTTGCACAAGATTTACACGCAAACTACGATGCACTTGAAGGCGAAGCATTAAAAGCACAAGAAGTCGAAGTAAAAGTCGCTGGACGTATTATGACGCGTCGTGCAATGGGTAAGGCGACTTTTATCACCTTGCAAGATATGTCTGGTCGTATTCAACTCTATATCGCACGTGATAATTTGCCAGAAGGTGTTTATGCTGACGATGTGGGACAGTGGGATTTAGGCGATATCATTGGCGTAAAAGGCACCTTATTTAAAACCAAAACCAATGAATTAACCGTACGTTGTACTGAAGTGCAGTTATTAACCAAAGCATTACGCCCATTACCAGATAAATTCCATGGTCTAAGCGATCAAGAAACACGCTATCGTCAACGTTATTTAGATTTAATTGCAAACGAAGACTCACGTCGTACTTTCATTATTCGTTCTAAAGTGATTGCGGGTATTCGTGAATATTTTCTGTCAAAAGGCTTTATGGAAGTAGAAACCCCGATGTTACAAATTATTCCGGGTGGGGCTTCTGCACGTCCATTTGTAACACATCATAATGCATTAGATGTGGATATGTATTTACGTATTGCGCCTGAGCTTTATTTAAAACGCTTAGTGGTTGGTGGCTTTGAACGTGTCTTTGAATTAAACCGCAACTTCCGTAACGAAGGGGTGTCTGTTCGCCATAACCCAGAATTTACCATGCTCGAATACTACCAAGCCTATGCGGATTACCATGATTTAATGGATAATACTGAAGAATTGTTACGTAAACTGGCAATGGACATTTTAGGCACGACGATTGTCCCTTATGGTGAGCTTGAATTTGATTTTGGCAAACCATTTGAACGTATCACGATGCATGATGCCATTTTGAAATACGGCGCAGAAAAAGGTATCGTCAAAGAGGATTTATATGACTTTGATCGTGCTGTTGCCGTTGCGAAAAAATTAGGTATTGAAGTACAAAAATCGTGGGGTTTAGGCAGTCTAGTCAATGTAATTTTTGAAGAGGTGGCGGAGCATCACTTAATTCAGCCAACGTTCTTAATGGCACACCCTGCCGAAATTTCGCCATTAGCGCGTCGTAATGATGAAAATCCAGAGGTCACTGACCGTTTTGAATTATTCATCGGTGGACGTGAAATTGGTAACGGTTTCTCTGAGTTAAACGATGCCGAAGATCAAAACGAACGCTTTGACGCACAAGTTGCGGCGAAAGAAGCAGGGGATGATGAAGCGATGTTTAAAGACGAAGATTTCGTGACCGCTCTTGAACATGGCTTACCACCAACAGCAGGCGAAGGGTTAGGTATCGACCGCTTAGCGATGCTATTCGCGAATGCGGCCTCCATTCGAGATGTGATACTCTTCCCAGCAATGAAGCAGAAATAA
- the dsbC gene encoding bifunctional protein-disulfide isomerase/oxidoreductase DsbC — MKKILSTLLMLGMSSLTFANSQQVVEQLQKMGLSGVEVSDSPVKGIKTAVTDNGIFYITEDAKYILDGKLYALSEKGLRDVSSSLLLDKLTAYKNEMVVYPAKDEKHVITVFMDTSCHYCKVLHKQIKEYNDLGITVRYLAFPRGGVQSKTAREMEAIFTAQDPQFALTEAINGNPPKTLKDANITKKHYQLGLQFGVNGTPSIVTEKGELIGGYLKPADLLSELAQ, encoded by the coding sequence ATGAAAAAGATCTTGAGCACACTTTTGATGTTGGGGATGTCGAGTTTGACGTTTGCCAATTCACAGCAAGTGGTAGAACAGTTGCAAAAAATGGGCTTATCTGGTGTAGAAGTGAGCGATTCGCCTGTGAAAGGCATCAAAACCGCAGTGACGGACAATGGTATTTTTTACATCACAGAGGACGCGAAATATATTCTTGATGGTAAGTTATATGCACTGTCAGAGAAAGGATTACGCGATGTGTCATCAAGCTTATTACTAGATAAATTAACGGCTTATAAAAATGAAATGGTCGTTTATCCCGCAAAAGATGAAAAACATGTGATTACCGTGTTCATGGATACTTCGTGCCATTACTGCAAAGTGTTACATAAACAAATTAAAGAATATAATGATCTCGGCATTACAGTACGTTACCTTGCTTTCCCGCGTGGTGGCGTGCAATCGAAAACAGCACGTGAAATGGAAGCGATCTTTACTGCACAAGATCCTCAGTTTGCATTAACTGAAGCGATTAATGGTAATCCACCAAAAACGTTGAAAGACGCTAATATCACCAAAAAACATTACCAGTTAGGCTTACAATTTGGTGTGAATGGTACCCCAAGTATTGTGACCGAGAAAGGCGAATTGATTGGAGGGTATTTAAAACCCGCTGATTTATTGTCGGAGTTAGCCCAGTAA
- the prfB gene encoding peptide chain release factor 2 (programmed frameshift), whose amino-acid sequence MFEINPIRNKISDLTERTQVLRGYLDFDAKVERLEEVNAELEQPDVWNEPEKAQALGKERVALEGVVNTIHTLDQGLEDVEGLLELAIEAEDEATFHEAVAELEELEQQLAKLEFRRMFSGQHDAADCYVDLQAGSGGTEAQDWTEMLLRMYLRWAESKGFKTELMEVSDGDVAGIKSATIKVSGEYAFGWLRTETGIHRLVRKSPFDSNNRRHTSFSAAFVYPEIDDDIDIDINPADLRIDVYRASGAGGQHVNKTESAVRITHIPSGIVVQCQNDRSQHKNKDQCMKQLKAKLYEMELQKKNADKQAMEDNKSDIGWGSQIRSYVLDDSRIKDLRTGVENRNTQAVLDGDLDRFIEASLKAGL is encoded by the exons ATGTTTGAAATCAATCCTATCAGAAATAAAATCTCAGACCTCACCGAACGCACGCAAGTGTTGAGGGGGTATCTT GACTTCGATGCGAAAGTTGAACGTTTAGAAGAAGTCAATGCCGAACTCGAACAACCTGATGTGTGGAACGAACCAGAAAAAGCACAAGCATTAGGTAAAGAACGGGTTGCCTTAGAAGGGGTCGTCAATACAATCCATACACTTGATCAAGGCTTAGAAGATGTCGAAGGGCTACTCGAACTGGCAATTGAAGCCGAAGATGAAGCGACTTTCCATGAAGCCGTCGCAGAGCTCGAAGAATTAGAACAACAGTTGGCAAAATTAGAATTTCGCCGTATGTTTAGTGGTCAACATGATGCAGCAGACTGCTATGTTGACTTACAAGCGGGCTCTGGTGGTACCGAAGCACAAGATTGGACTGAAATGTTACTGCGTATGTATTTACGCTGGGCTGAAAGTAAAGGCTTTAAAACCGAATTAATGGAAGTGTCCGATGGGGATGTTGCCGGAATTAAATCCGCCACAATTAAAGTTTCTGGTGAATATGCTTTTGGTTGGCTACGCACAGAAACCGGCATTCACCGTTTAGTACGCAAAAGTCCATTTGACTCCAACAATCGTCGTCATACCTCATTTAGTGCGGCATTCGTTTATCCTGAAATTGATGACGATATTGATATCGACATTAATCCTGCAGATCTGCGTATTGATGTTTATCGTGCTTCAGGTGCCGGTGGTCAGCACGTCAATAAAACCGAAAGTGCGGTGCGTATTACCCATATTCCAAGTGGCATTGTGGTGCAATGCCAAAATGATCGCTCTCAACATAAAAACAAAGATCAATGTATGAAACAGTTGAAAGCGAAACTGTATGAAATGGAATTGCAAAAGAAGAATGCCGATAAACAAGCCATGGAAGACAACAAATCCGATATTGGTTGGGGCAGTCAAATCCGTTCCTATGTGTTAGACGATTCACGCATTAAAGATTTACGCACGGGTGTGGAAAATCGCAATACTCAAGCAGTGCTCGATGGCGACTTAGATCGCTTTATTGAGGCCAGTTTAAAAGCCGGATTATAA
- the lptF gene encoding LPS export ABC transporter permease LptF, whose translation MILTRYLTKEVLKSQLAILFILLLIFFCQQLVRVLGSAASGKVPADLVMSLLGLGMPTMAQLMLPLCLFIAILLTFGRLYAESEITVMRACGVGQKILVRVVLILSLFTASIAAYNVFWLTPWAIQKQSEILEGAKANPTMGALASGQFINTNNNEFVLFIDSIKDNTIHDVYVFQTRERGNLKPSVLVAEKGELKALPNGDQILKLENSQRVEGSSAFPDFRITHFEEYQAYLGYQDKNNDEQETEELGFWDLMKTHTPAAKAELNWRLSLILAVPLMALIAVPLSRVNPRQGRFAKVLPALLLYLIYFLLQSSLKSAWAAGKLDGSVLMPLVNILFFLLGLLLNSWGSASMYKVRYWLNKNLAIKG comes from the coding sequence GTGATTTTAACTCGATATTTAACAAAGGAAGTGTTGAAGAGCCAGTTGGCGATCTTATTCATTTTACTTCTTATTTTCTTCTGCCAGCAATTAGTGCGTGTATTAGGCTCGGCAGCCAGTGGTAAAGTACCAGCAGATTTGGTGATGTCCTTATTAGGGCTTGGTATGCCTACCATGGCGCAATTGATGTTGCCACTATGTTTATTTATTGCGATTTTATTAACTTTTGGTCGTTTATATGCTGAGAGTGAAATCACGGTGATGCGTGCTTGTGGTGTGGGACAGAAAATCTTAGTACGTGTTGTACTTATTCTTTCTTTATTTACCGCATCAATTGCCGCGTATAATGTGTTTTGGTTGACACCTTGGGCGATTCAAAAACAAAGTGAAATTTTGGAAGGTGCAAAAGCCAATCCTACAATGGGAGCGCTTGCTTCGGGGCAGTTTATTAACACCAATAATAATGAATTTGTCTTATTTATTGACAGCATTAAAGACAATACCATTCATGATGTTTATGTTTTTCAAACGCGTGAGAGAGGCAATTTAAAACCGTCAGTACTGGTAGCGGAGAAAGGTGAGCTAAAAGCCCTGCCTAATGGGGATCAAATTCTCAAACTTGAAAATAGCCAACGTGTAGAAGGCAGCAGTGCTTTTCCTGATTTCCGTATTACGCATTTTGAAGAGTATCAAGCTTATTTAGGTTATCAAGATAAAAACAATGATGAACAGGAAACGGAAGAGTTAGGTTTTTGGGATTTGATGAAAACTCATACCCCGGCAGCTAAAGCAGAATTGAATTGGCGTTTAAGTCTGATCTTGGCGGTGCCTTTAATGGCGCTGATAGCGGTGCCATTAAGCCGAGTGAACCCTCGCCAAGGTCGTTTCGCAAAAGTATTACCCGCGTTGTTACTGTATTTAATTTATTTTCTGCTACAAAGTTCACTGAAGTCTGCTTGGGCTGCGGGTAAATTGGATGGAAGCGTATTAATGCCGTTAGTGAATATACTCTTTTTCCTATTGGGGCTTTTGTTGAATAGCTGGGGAAGCGCTTCGATGTATAAAGTGCGGTATTGGTTGAATAAGAATCTGGCGATAAAAGGATAA
- the mtnN gene encoding 5'-methylthioadenosine/S-adenosylhomocysteine nucleosidase: MKIGIVGAMAQEVQMLADLMQDKRVTQVASCTIYEGMIHGKAVALLQSGIGKVAAAIGATLLLEMCKPDLVINTGSAGGVATGLNVGDIVISDETVYHDADVTAFGYAKGQLPACPARFQSDEKLVQLAEKIAVQQQQQVKRGLICSGDSFIQGGTPLAQIKADFPTVMAVEMEATAIAQVCHAFNVPFVVVRAISDSGDGEASMSFEEFLPLAAKQSSAMVLEMIDNL; encoded by the coding sequence ATGAAAATTGGTATTGTGGGTGCGATGGCACAAGAAGTTCAAATGTTGGCAGATTTAATGCAAGATAAACGCGTTACCCAAGTCGCCAGTTGCACAATTTATGAAGGCATGATTCATGGTAAAGCAGTTGCCTTATTACAATCTGGCATTGGCAAAGTCGCCGCTGCAATCGGTGCCACTTTATTGTTAGAGATGTGCAAACCTGATTTGGTCATTAATACCGGTTCGGCAGGCGGTGTGGCGACAGGGCTTAACGTCGGGGATATTGTGATTTCTGATGAAACGGTTTACCACGATGCTGATGTGACGGCATTTGGTTATGCTAAAGGACAGTTGCCCGCTTGCCCAGCACGATTCCAATCTGACGAGAAGTTAGTACAACTGGCAGAAAAGATCGCTGTTCAACAACAGCAACAAGTTAAACGTGGTTTGATTTGTTCTGGGGACAGTTTTATTCAAGGTGGGACACCGTTAGCGCAGATTAAAGCAGATTTCCCTACGGTTATGGCCGTAGAAATGGAAGCGACAGCAATTGCTCAAGTATGTCATGCCTTCAATGTGCCTTTTGTGGTTGTCAGGGCAATTTCAGACAGTGGTGACGGTGAGGCGAGTATGTCTTTTGAGGAATTTTTGCCACTGGCGGCGAAACAATCTTCAGCAATGGTTTTGGAGATGATTGATAATTTATAG
- a CDS encoding leucyl aminopeptidase has product MEYRVKSTALLDIKSNIIIGLYENGELSPSAQKIDEISQGYLSKLIQSGEIKGKLGQVLVLRHVPNYSAERVFVVGAGKKGEINEKQFKQLIQDTINAVKATSAKEVISYLSDIKIKDRDLYWNIRFSVETLETSVYQFEQFKSKKSEQDVALTDVIFSVEGDVAQQAVNHAKAIALGVRAAKDVANCPPNVCNPVYLAEQANALATRSDLIKTTVLGEKDMADLGMNAYLAVSQGSVNEAQLSLIEYRNHPNPDAKPIVLVGKGLTFDAGGISLKPAESMDEMKYDMGGAASVYGVMNAIAELKLPLNVIGVLAGCENLPDGNAYRPGDILTTMKGLTVEVLNTDAEGRLVLCDTLTYVERFEPELVIDVATLTGACVVALGAHNSGLISTDDKLAKDLELAAAQSTDKAWRLPLGEEYQEQLKSNFADLANIGGRWGGAITAGAFLSNFTDKYRWAHLDIAGTAWLQGANKGATGRPVPLLVQFLINQATGE; this is encoded by the coding sequence ATGGAATATCGCGTAAAATCAACCGCACTTTTAGACATAAAAAGTAATATTATTATTGGCTTATATGAGAATGGTGAACTATCACCATCCGCACAAAAAATCGATGAAATTTCTCAAGGCTATTTAAGCAAATTGATTCAATCTGGCGAAATCAAAGGTAAACTTGGACAAGTTTTGGTGTTACGTCATGTTCCTAACTACAGCGCAGAACGTGTTTTCGTGGTAGGCGCTGGTAAAAAAGGTGAGATTAACGAGAAACAATTTAAACAACTTATTCAAGACACTATCAACGCCGTTAAGGCCACCAGTGCAAAAGAGGTTATCAGCTACTTGTCTGATATCAAGATTAAAGATCGTGATCTCTACTGGAATATCCGTTTTAGCGTTGAAACCCTCGAAACCAGCGTCTATCAGTTCGAACAATTTAAAAGTAAAAAAAGCGAACAAGATGTGGCATTAACAGATGTCATTTTTAGCGTGGAAGGCGATGTTGCACAACAAGCTGTTAATCATGCCAAAGCAATTGCTTTAGGTGTACGCGCCGCCAAAGATGTAGCGAACTGTCCACCTAATGTTTGCAATCCTGTTTATTTAGCCGAACAAGCAAACGCGTTAGCCACACGATCTGACCTGATTAAAACCACTGTACTCGGTGAAAAAGACATGGCTGACTTAGGCATGAACGCTTACTTAGCGGTTTCACAAGGTTCTGTCAATGAAGCACAACTCTCCCTTATCGAATATCGTAATCATCCTAATCCAGATGCCAAGCCCATTGTGTTAGTCGGCAAAGGACTGACTTTTGATGCCGGTGGTATCTCGTTAAAGCCAGCTGAAAGCATGGATGAAATGAAATATGATATGGGCGGTGCCGCTTCTGTCTATGGGGTCATGAATGCCATTGCTGAATTAAAACTGCCATTAAACGTGATTGGCGTGTTAGCAGGTTGTGAAAACTTACCAGACGGTAATGCCTATCGACCGGGTGATATTTTAACCACAATGAAAGGCTTAACGGTTGAAGTGCTCAATACCGACGCGGAAGGGCGCTTAGTGTTATGTGATACGCTCACTTATGTAGAACGCTTTGAACCTGAACTGGTGATTGATGTGGCGACCTTAACTGGCGCTTGCGTAGTAGCACTGGGTGCACATAACAGCGGTTTAATCTCTACTGATGATAAATTAGCCAAAGATCTCGAACTCGCCGCGGCTCAAAGTACCGATAAAGCTTGGCGTTTGCCACTTGGTGAAGAATATCAAGAACAGCTGAAATCTAACTTTGCCGATTTAGCGAATATTGGTGGTCGTTGGGGCGGTGCCATTACTGCTGGCGCATTTTTATCCAACTTCACCGATAAATATCGCTGGGCGCATTTAGATATCGCAGGTACTGCTTGGTTACAAGGCGCAAACAAAGGAGCTACGGGTCGCCCTGTTCCTTTACTGGTACAATTCTTAATTAACCAAGCGACAGGTGAATAA
- the lptG gene encoding LPS export ABC transporter permease LptG codes for MMSTLDRYLGKSILGAIFATLIMLVGLSGIIKFVEQFRSVGKGTYDIWQAILYTVLTIPKDIETFFPMAALLGALIALGNLASRSELVVMQASGFSRLKIGFAVMKTALPLVILTMLIGEWGIPQTEQFARDMRSKAISGGSLLSVKNGIWAKDGNEFIYIKRITDDIALSDVYIYRFAENRQLQQVKHANTATYQEGKWILHRLTESAISENEITTVNRVNAEWQTNLTPDKLGIASLRPTSLSISGLSNYITFLRETGQESKKFELTYWRKLFQPLSVGVMMMLALSFIFGPLRSVTAGARIVTGICFGFLFYVVNEIFGPLSLVYNVTPLAGALMPSVLFLLITWWLLSRKRT; via the coding sequence ATGATGAGCACCTTAGACCGTTATTTAGGTAAAAGTATTTTAGGCGCAATTTTTGCTACCTTAATTATGCTAGTAGGGCTTTCCGGCATTATTAAGTTTGTTGAGCAGTTTCGTAGTGTCGGTAAAGGTACCTACGATATTTGGCAAGCGATTCTTTATACGGTGTTGACGATCCCAAAAGACATTGAAACCTTTTTCCCGATGGCTGCTTTATTGGGCGCGTTAATTGCGTTAGGCAACTTAGCCAGCCGTAGTGAATTGGTTGTGATGCAGGCATCTGGTTTTTCGCGTTTAAAGATCGGTTTTGCTGTGATGAAAACTGCGTTACCCCTCGTCATTCTTACGATGTTAATCGGTGAATGGGGGATTCCTCAAACCGAACAATTTGCTCGTGATATGCGTTCCAAAGCCATTTCTGGTGGCTCGTTACTCTCAGTGAAAAATGGGATTTGGGCAAAAGATGGCAATGAATTTATTTATATTAAGCGGATTACCGATGATATTGCGTTAAGTGATGTGTATATTTATCGTTTTGCTGAAAATCGCCAATTACAACAAGTTAAGCATGCTAACACAGCGACTTATCAAGAAGGGAAATGGATTTTACATCGCCTCACAGAATCCGCAATTTCGGAAAATGAAATTACGACAGTAAATCGTGTAAATGCTGAATGGCAAACCAATTTAACGCCGGATAAACTTGGTATTGCCTCACTAAGACCAACCTCCTTATCCATTTCTGGCTTATCTAACTATATTACGTTTTTACGTGAAACAGGACAGGAATCAAAGAAATTTGAATTAACTTATTGGCGTAAATTATTTCAGCCTCTCTCTGTTGGCGTGATGATGATGTTAGCGCTATCCTTTATTTTTGGTCCTTTGCGCAGTGTAACCGCGGGAGCGCGCATTGTGACAGGAATTTGTTTTGGCTTCCTGTTCTATGTGGTCAATGAAATTTTTGGACCTCTTAGTTTAGTGTACAATGTAACGCCATTAGCCGGCGCCTTAATGCCAAGTGTCTTATTTTTATTAATTACTTGGTGGTTGTTAAGCCGTAAACGTACCTAA
- the recJ gene encoding single-stranded-DNA-specific exonuclease RecJ has protein sequence MNKLIQRRAVPLGEAVSSDPLLDRLYRARQIQHPQQLDRTLAALLHPQQLDGIEAAVTLFVQAYKQQEKIVIVGDFDADGATSTALAVLALRQLGFTQVAFLIPNRFEQGYGLSIAVAEQALEKDVQLLMTVDNGVSSVEGVGFLKAQGVKVLITDHHLPPTQLPDADAIVNPNLSSCAFPSKALAGVGVTFYLMLALRAKFRELGIFNQQTQPNFTDLLDLVALGTIADVVPLDQNNRILAYQGLARIRAERCRCGIRALAEVANRDMRQLSTSDLGFSLAPRLNAAGRLDNMSVGVELLLAEDMASARALALELDGLNQTRKEIEQGMKLEALEICRQLTALQQTLPFGIALYQADWHQGVLGIVASRIKDHFHRPVVAFAQEQAGILKGSARSVEGLHLRDALERIHCLYPDMILKFGGHAMAAGLTIQESRFADFQQAFNQIVGDWLDEGQRQGIVWTDGELDSVQLSLTTAECLKEAGPWGQAFPEPVFDGEFKILQQRLVGEKHLKMMVEPKQGGPLLDAIAFNVDTRYYPDLSIKLAKLAYKLDINEFRGNRHLQLLVDYIVPIGT, from the coding sequence GTGAATAAATTAATCCAACGTCGTGCTGTTCCTTTAGGTGAGGCGGTGTCTTCTGATCCCTTACTTGATCGCCTCTATCGTGCACGGCAGATTCAACATCCTCAACAATTAGACCGCACTTTAGCTGCCCTTTTACATCCGCAACAACTGGATGGAATTGAAGCGGCGGTCACTCTCTTCGTACAAGCCTATAAGCAACAAGAAAAGATTGTAATTGTGGGCGATTTTGATGCAGATGGTGCCACTAGCACCGCCTTAGCTGTACTCGCATTACGTCAATTAGGCTTTACACAAGTGGCGTTTTTAATTCCTAATCGTTTTGAACAAGGTTATGGTTTGAGCATCGCGGTAGCAGAGCAAGCTTTAGAAAAAGATGTACAGCTATTAATGACCGTCGATAACGGGGTATCCTCAGTCGAGGGGGTGGGTTTTTTAAAAGCGCAAGGGGTCAAGGTCTTAATTACTGATCATCATTTGCCACCTACACAATTGCCCGACGCGGATGCCATTGTCAATCCTAATTTATCAAGCTGTGCTTTTCCGTCAAAAGCCTTAGCCGGTGTCGGAGTTACTTTCTATTTAATGTTAGCATTGCGCGCGAAATTTCGTGAGTTGGGGATATTTAATCAGCAAACGCAACCGAATTTCACCGACTTATTGGATCTCGTCGCCTTAGGTACTATTGCCGATGTGGTGCCCTTAGATCAAAATAATCGTATTTTAGCCTATCAAGGTTTAGCACGTATTCGCGCAGAACGTTGTCGTTGCGGTATTCGTGCGTTAGCAGAAGTGGCTAATCGAGATATGCGTCAGTTATCTACTTCGGATTTAGGTTTTTCTCTTGCACCACGTTTAAATGCGGCAGGGCGTTTAGATAATATGTCAGTCGGTGTTGAGCTTTTATTGGCTGAAGATATGGCAAGCGCGCGAGCATTGGCACTTGAATTAGATGGTTTGAATCAAACGCGTAAAGAAATTGAGCAAGGCATGAAACTTGAGGCATTAGAAATTTGCCGTCAATTGACCGCACTTCAACAAACCCTTCCGTTCGGCATTGCGCTGTATCAAGCGGACTGGCACCAAGGGGTGTTAGGGATTGTGGCTTCACGTATTAAAGATCATTTTCATCGTCCTGTGGTTGCATTTGCGCAAGAGCAAGCCGGTATTCTAAAAGGCTCAGCCCGTTCCGTTGAGGGATTACATTTACGTGATGCGTTAGAGCGCATTCATTGTTTGTATCCTGACATGATTTTAAAGTTTGGTGGGCATGCGATGGCGGCAGGCTTAACCATTCAAGAAAGCCGTTTTGCTGATTTTCAGCAGGCATTTAATCAAATTGTTGGTGATTGGCTTGATGAAGGTCAGCGACAAGGTATTGTGTGGACGGATGGTGAGCTTGATAGTGTTCAATTAAGTTTAACAACCGCGGAATGCTTGAAAGAGGCGGGACCTTGGGGGCAAGCGTTTCCAGAACCCGTATTTGACGGCGAGTTTAAAATTTTACAGCAACGTTTAGTTGGCGAAAAACATCTTAAAATGATGGTCGAACCAAAACAGGGTGGACCATTGCTCGACGCCATTGCCTTTAACGTCGATACTCGTTATTATCCTGACTTGTCGATAAAATTAGCAAAATTGGCATATAAATTAGACATTAATGAGTTTCGGGGCAATCGTCATCTTCAGTTATTAGTGGATTATATTGTACCGATAGGGACTTAA
- a CDS encoding thiol:disulfide interchange protein DsbA/DsbL, with protein MWRIGFLFLFVWSVAQCALATPISVSLHSDKSPLFLEGRDYFSYQEPVYQANPSDPILIQFFFDYDCRVCSSALDILELYSQINFDKVVLKELPIAAEKAHYSALIFYALKEIQAEDISALLLFETADKHRYGQLSRFHDLRLWLDGQGVNTDDFTKALYSVKVAKAVEQAEKLTEEYGVFTFPYVVIDGRYVLTASTLYSDDYSFAVLDFLVSKLMKEKQK; from the coding sequence ATGTGGCGGATCGGTTTTCTCTTTCTTTTCGTATGGAGTGTTGCACAGTGTGCGCTGGCAACGCCGATCTCGGTTTCGTTGCATTCCGATAAATCCCCACTTTTTCTTGAAGGGCGTGATTACTTTTCTTATCAAGAACCGGTTTATCAGGCGAACCCCTCCGACCCCATTTTAATTCAGTTTTTTTTTGATTATGACTGTCGTGTATGTTCTTCGGCACTTGATATCTTAGAACTGTATTCGCAAATTAATTTTGATAAAGTAGTGTTAAAAGAATTACCGATTGCTGCAGAAAAAGCGCATTATTCTGCGCTGATTTTTTATGCCTTAAAAGAAATTCAAGCAGAGGATATTTCAGCGTTGTTGTTATTTGAAACCGCAGATAAACACCGTTATGGACAGCTTTCGCGTTTTCATGATTTGCGCTTATGGCTAGATGGGCAAGGGGTCAATACGGATGATTTTACCAAAGCGCTGTATTCGGTTAAGGTCGCAAAAGCCGTTGAACAGGCAGAAAAATTGACCGAAGAATATGGGGTATTTACTTTTCCTTATGTGGTGATTGATGGACGTTATGTCTTAACTGCTAGCACCTTATATAGTGATGATTACAGCTTTGCGGTGTTAGATTTTTTAGTAAGTAAATTAATGAAGGAAAAACAAAAATAA